The Bacteroidales bacterium region ATTGCAGGCTGAATATCGCTTTCAACAAACAAAACACTGTCTGGCCTGTTAAACAACCATGACATCATAAACATGCAATTATGAGGGATGACCACCAATTGCCTGTAACTGAATTACTGGACCAGTATAATCAGGGACAACTGCAGGCCTATGACCAGTTATTTTCATTGGTATACGACCAATTGAAGAAGGTAGCCCACAACATCAAATTCGGCCGGTCTGAATTCGAAACGCTCAACACCACCGCCCTGGTCCATGAAGCTTATATCAAATTGTTCAACCACCGGAACCTGAAATGGGAAAGCCGCAGGCATTTTTACAGCCTGGCGGCTAAGGCCATTCGCCACATCCTGGTGGACTATGCCCGTAAAAAACTGGCCCTCAAACGCCGTCACGATCAGGTGGAACTGAAAGAAGAACCCGCAATCCATCTGAGTTATAAGACGGCCGAAGAGATTGAGTCACTGGAAAAGGCATTGAAAAAACTGGAGCAATACAACAAAACGGTGCTTAAGATAGTGGAATGCAGATTCTTCGCCGGGATGAGTATTCAGGAGACTGCCAATACCCTGAATATCTCCCCTTCCACCGTCAAACGCAACTGGTCCATGGGCCGGCTTTGGCTGCACCGGGAAATAAAAAAGCTTCAATCACCATCACTGAATAAAATCATGAGGTAAGATGGAGTTTATTCGCCATGATATTTGGGAGTCCATACAACATCTTCTTCCTGAGGATTTGGATTCCGACATAGAGGTGAAAAAGGCCCTGGAACGCGTGAAAAAGCGCTTTCCCGATTATTATTTACAGATACGGGAACTCTTTGCCAGCCACGACTCCGCCTCCAGGTATTTCGGGAATCTCAATCAGAGCATCATGCAAAGTGCGCAGCCCGAAGACCAAATCCTGGAAAAAGGCGACCAGATAGGAACATACCGGATCATTCGCCTGATATCCTGCGGGGGCATGACCCATGTATATAAGGGTGAACGATCGGATGGGGATTTCAACCAGGTTGTGGCCATCAAGGTGATGAAGCAGAACATCTCCGGTGAACTGCTCAAGGAATATTTCCAGCGGGAAAAACAGATCCTGGCCGACCTGAACCACCCCAATATAGCCAATATATACGACGGAGGCATAACTAAAGAGGATAGACCCTACCTGGTGATGGAATACATCGCAGGATTACCGGTCACCGAATACTGCGATAAAAACCGCCTTACCATCGAACAACGCATTAGACTGTTCCACCGCATCTGTCAGGCCGTTAACCATGCCCACCAAAACCTGATCATTCACAAAGACCTCAAGCCAGCCAACATCTTTGTTGATGAGCATGGCCACATCAAACTCATGGATTTTGGAGTAGCCCATATCCTGGATGAGTCGCAGTATAGCACTGTTGAAGGGATCAGAGCCTTCACGCCTGCCTGGGCCTCCCCGGAACAAATAAAAAACCAAAAGATCACCACCGCCTCCGACATCTATCAGCTTGGGCTGCTATTCTTCCGATTAATCATCGGAGTGCATCGCGATGAGCTGGATGAAGGCTTCTTCTCAGGAAAAACTCACCTCTCTCAATCGGTGGGGATCCGGAAAAATAAGGATCGAATCCTCTATACCCGCAAATTGAGCCGGCTCGGGGATTATGATAAAAAAATCCGGGGTGATTTGCAGGCCATAATGATCAAAACCCTTCAATCCAAACCTGACGAACGCTATGCTTCGGTTCAGGATTTACGTCATGACCTGCAGCATTTCTTTGACAAACAACCCCTCAGTGTGCGGAAACCCACTTTCTTCTATATCTTTTCAAAATATTGCCGGAGAAATCGTCTGAAAATCAAGATTGGTGCTGCTGCATTGATCATCTTCTTCATAATCAATATACAACACAACCATCAATTAAACCACGAGCGCAATATCGCTCAAAAAAATGCCGTAAAAGCCAGGTTTGAAGCAAAGAGAGCCGAAAGCGTCATCTCCTATATGAAAAGCCTCATCGGAATGGGGAACCCCTATATCAATGACAAGCAGGATCTCAGCCTCGATAAAATGCTCTCCACCGGTTACAGCAACTTAATCCACACCAACAATATAGAATCACACACCAAAGCAGAAATACTGCTCACCATGGGCGAGGTGTTCCGGGAAAGGGGAGATTACAGAAAAAGCCACCAGGCCATCAAACGGGCACTGGCCATTAAGCTTTCCCTATACCCCAACCAGCATGAGGAGATGAGCAGCGTTTATTCCCAGCTCTCCAGGACCCACCTCCTTGCGGGCCGGCTCGACAGCGCCAGGTATTACATTGATCAGGCTTTACGAATCGATACCCTGACAGGACCTCTGAACAACCGTTCCTTTGCGGAAAACCTTGAACAGCTGGCCAATGTACTTTATCATGAATCACGCTACCAACGGGCAATGAACATTTATCACCACGTGTTCAGGAATCTGAACACCTTTGCTACCGATAACCGCAAGCACCAGGCACGGCTGTTCTCCTCCATCGGCGATACCCACCATCAGATGGGGCAATACGACAGTGCCAGGATATACCTGCACCGGGCGAAAAACCTACACAGCCAGTTTACCGATTCGTCAGCAGCCTATATCGTAGATGACCTCTCCATGCTGGCCAACACCTATTTGAGAACCGAATCGCTCGATTCAGCCGAGTTTTTCATCCAGCAGGCGCTCAGTAAAGGTATGAAGATCTATGGAGAAAACTCAGGGGAACTTGAATATATACTGGCCCTGGCTTCACGAATCGCTAAAAAGCAGCAAAAATACAGGCAAGCCCTCTCCTATGCAAAGAAAGCTTTGACAATCAACACCAATCAGTTCGGGCCCAACCACATCTATACGGCTCAACGCATGAATACAGTGGGATTGGTTTACCGGGACTTCGGAAAAATGAAACAGGCCGAGCATTATTTTCGAAAAGCACTCGAAATAAAGGAACAATATTATCCCAATGAAAAAAAATCCATCTCCATCGGACAATACAACCTGGCTGTTTCCCTGCTCAGACAAGATCAACACAAGGCAGCCATGAAGCTTTTGAAAAAAGTCAGGACCTTCGAAAAGCAAATTTATCCGGAGGATCATCCTTACCGGGCCTATACCCTAATCCAGCTGGCAAGAGGTCATCTCGAGCTGAGCCAGATGGGACGGGCATCGCGGAATATGTATCGGGCATATGAAATCGTTCAAAGCGGGTTGAACAGCATCCATTCCCTCAGGGGTACATGCGCGGAAGTGATGGCCGAATACTTTATCAAGGAGCAGAAGTGGGCGTTGGCCAGCCAATATGCCGCTGAAGGGATGACCATATATTCCGAACTTTACGGCAACCAGCACTGGAAATACGCTTACACTTCTGCTCTCAAAACCCTCGCAGAGGGGGGTGCCCGGGGTACAGACGCAACAGACTCCCCGGCTTATGCCTCTGCTTTTGATATGATCAGGGAAGATCCTCATGCAGATCCCTACTTCCTGGGCCAACTCCGGAATCTTTCCACCTACTTCCCCTGACCACGCACCGAAAATGATCAGGACATGGACCCTGCCGCACTTGATCTTCTCCGGGAAAACAAATTAAAACATGAGGGTCACTCCGATCGTGCCATATCCGAAGGTGCCACGACCACCCTCGAAATAAGCGGCCAGGTTGTTGGAGAACTTGTAACGAAATCCTGCCACAGACCCCAGATTGGTAGCAAACTTATCATCATAGTAGCCTTCATAATAATCATCGCTGCTGCTGAACGACCTGCGCTCAAAGATCAGCATCAAAGAAATGTAGAAATCCCATTTCTCCTGATCGATCTCGGCATCGGTCAGCTCATTCAGCAAAGGAATATAATGATAAGAAGCCCGGGCACCAAAATTTAGAAAAGTCCACCGGTACCTGTAGTCGCTCACACCCTCATAACGGTAGCTGCTGTAGCCGATAAATCCCCCTGCACTGATCTCATCTGCTACAAATGTCTCATAGGCAGCAGATAAGGGAAGGGTGAATCCTACGCGGTTACCAACGTATCCATAACCATAATAACCAAAGGAAAATCCACCCTGTAACAGCTGACTGTAAGGCCGTTCATAGGTTTGAACTGTGTCGGACTCCTGCGCCTGGAGGTTGAATGCCAAGAGAATCCAGGCTAACAATGCAAATGTTAACACGAAATGTTTCATCATAGTTTGCTTATTTATATTATACATGAAATTTACTGAACATCAACTGAAAAGTCAATAGCTGATGCTTCATAAATGTATCTACCCAATGTTTTAATGAACCTAATAAATGGGTTGTGCCATAAATGGTACCTGAATGGTTCCTATCAAAAGGATATAAGATTCTTTGAACAATTGTGGATGATAAAAGGCTTATATTTCCGTTAATGACCCAACGGTCTTACAATGGTAAACACGAAAAAAATCAACGAACGGATCACATTCCTGTCATTTTTTTCAAAATTTTTTTCAAGTTGTTAGCTTTCTCCCTAGAAAGGGACCATTTTTAGCTAAAATAGTCTCAGGCCGGGGAAACACTTCCAAAGAAGTCAAATTATGGAAAGCAAAGGATGATCCTTCAATATTACAATAAATTGACATATTTAAATATATTGAACTTTTTTGGCAAAATGATTGTACCCTAATCTATAAAATGTTACCTATGAAAAAAACATCCATACTAACAGGTATCCTGATGGTGATGATCACCATCGCCAGCGTGGCACAGGAAAACGTCGAGAAGGAAAAGTTTTATTTTTCCAAAACCCTAACAGCCACAATGGATGAAGCCACACAGCAGGTGAAAGCTTCGCTTAAAGAAGAGGGTTTCGGCATCGTCACAGAGATTGATATGCATAAAACCCTGGAAGAAAAGCTGGGTAAAACCATGAATACCTATCGCATTCTGGGAGCGTGCAATGCCAGGTTTGCCTGGCAAACCCTTCAAAAAGAAGAGAATATTGGGGTTTTTCTCCCCTGTAAGGTGCTGGTCAAAGATGTGGGTGGTGGGAAGACAGAAGTTGTTGCCGTTAATCCCTCACAACTGATGGAAATGCTGAATAACCCCGAACTGGAAGGGATTGCCGATGAAGTTACTTCAAGATTCAAAAATGCGCTTGAAAAGCTATAAGCCATCGGCAAAGAACGAGGCTTAATTCATTCGAAAACAGCTTTTAACGCTCCTCTGCAAGGAGAACTAAAAGCTGTTTTTTGTTAAGATTCCTCATACTACCACGCTTAGCGGGGTTATTTGCACGCGGCAGCAGGGGAATGCTCTTTTAAGGCTGGTAATCTCTCCGGGGCTCAACGGTCCATGACCGCCGGGCGCCCGGAAAGATATCAGAAACCCTAAGGCATCACCACATCATTGAACTCGGCATTATTGCTGAAGGTATTGTTGGCTGCAGCGGAAGTGACATCGTTGATGGTTCCGCCTTCCCAATAAATGGCATATCCTCCGCTATTGGATATGACAGAATTGTTTACCGAGACATAGGGTGCGTCATCATTATCGCCGCCCAGTGCGGTAAAATAATTGGGACCGGCAAAATTCATCTCGGACCCGCCGGCATAATCCAGGGTCACGTAACTCAGGCTATTGCGGGCGTCGGATGAGGCAATCCATAATCCTTCCCAGCGTATCTGGCCTGCTTCATTGGAGGAGGTCAAAGTAATCCCATCGGTGGCGGTACCATCGGCCACGAAATAACCTGAATTCTGTATCTTAAGCTTGCGGTCTTCATCAAAGGCCATATGAACACCCGGGTTCAGGGTCAGCCCGTTCTCGGCGTATACATCACCCGTAATCCGATAACGGGCATCACCACTGAGATTTAACCACGTCGCCTCTTCCGTAAGGGTACTGCCATAAACGTGTATGCCGTCCCATTCATTATTGCTAAAGGTGGTAGCGGCGTCGATCATGCCGGCCTGATTGGCCATCAAAGCGACAGGAACAACATTCTCCTCAAAGTTGTTGGAGCTGAAACTGACGAAGCTACCTGTTT contains the following coding sequences:
- a CDS encoding tetratricopeptide repeat protein; protein product: MEFIRHDIWESIQHLLPEDLDSDIEVKKALERVKKRFPDYYLQIRELFASHDSASRYFGNLNQSIMQSAQPEDQILEKGDQIGTYRIIRLISCGGMTHVYKGERSDGDFNQVVAIKVMKQNISGELLKEYFQREKQILADLNHPNIANIYDGGITKEDRPYLVMEYIAGLPVTEYCDKNRLTIEQRIRLFHRICQAVNHAHQNLIIHKDLKPANIFVDEHGHIKLMDFGVAHILDESQYSTVEGIRAFTPAWASPEQIKNQKITTASDIYQLGLLFFRLIIGVHRDELDEGFFSGKTHLSQSVGIRKNKDRILYTRKLSRLGDYDKKIRGDLQAIMIKTLQSKPDERYASVQDLRHDLQHFFDKQPLSVRKPTFFYIFSKYCRRNRLKIKIGAAALIIFFIINIQHNHQLNHERNIAQKNAVKARFEAKRAESVISYMKSLIGMGNPYINDKQDLSLDKMLSTGYSNLIHTNNIESHTKAEILLTMGEVFRERGDYRKSHQAIKRALAIKLSLYPNQHEEMSSVYSQLSRTHLLAGRLDSARYYIDQALRIDTLTGPLNNRSFAENLEQLANVLYHESRYQRAMNIYHHVFRNLNTFATDNRKHQARLFSSIGDTHHQMGQYDSARIYLHRAKNLHSQFTDSSAAYIVDDLSMLANTYLRTESLDSAEFFIQQALSKGMKIYGENSGELEYILALASRIAKKQQKYRQALSYAKKALTINTNQFGPNHIYTAQRMNTVGLVYRDFGKMKQAEHYFRKALEIKEQYYPNEKKSISIGQYNLAVSLLRQDQHKAAMKLLKKVRTFEKQIYPEDHPYRAYTLIQLARGHLELSQMGRASRNMYRAYEIVQSGLNSIHSLRGTCAEVMAEYFIKEQKWALASQYAAEGMTIYSELYGNQHWKYAYTSALKTLAEGGARGTDATDSPAYASAFDMIREDPHADPYFLGQLRNLSTYFP
- a CDS encoding DUF302 domain-containing protein is translated as MKKTSILTGILMVMITIASVAQENVEKEKFYFSKTLTATMDEATQQVKASLKEEGFGIVTEIDMHKTLEEKLGKTMNTYRILGACNARFAWQTLQKEENIGVFLPCKVLVKDVGGGKTEVVAVNPSQLMEMLNNPELEGIADEVTSRFKNALEKL
- a CDS encoding sigma-70 family RNA polymerase sigma factor, producing MRDDHQLPVTELLDQYNQGQLQAYDQLFSLVYDQLKKVAHNIKFGRSEFETLNTTALVHEAYIKLFNHRNLKWESRRHFYSLAAKAIRHILVDYARKKLALKRRHDQVELKEEPAIHLSYKTAEEIESLEKALKKLEQYNKTVLKIVECRFFAGMSIQETANTLNISPSTVKRNWSMGRLWLHREIKKLQSPSLNKIMR